A region of Amyelois transitella isolate CPQ chromosome 11, ilAmyTran1.1, whole genome shotgun sequence DNA encodes the following proteins:
- the LOC106135110 gene encoding lysosomal cholesterol signaling protein, producing MELSNVMELGDAASDNLYPALFQCFTIILCGYIAGRLNIVSSTESKGIATFVGTFALPSLIFLSLARLDFTTVNWTFLLAILFAKALIFFAVIIVTIFVSKPINLGRAGIFAIFCTQSNDFALGYPIINAIYKESHPEYAQYLYLMAPISLAILNPIAFVLMEINKQRENTQTVTDSTRKAEVCKLLFKQIIKGIAFNPVLVMTVLGIIGDIVFKHQLSIYIEGLLQVFGQSFSASALFLLGLRMVGQIHRLRGPALVLPCILIMVKLIILPVVMRECVSVMNAGANESETVSLSTYAFLYGTIPTAPAVFVFSNLYQLEMDLMASSMVICTFLSGPLMFLSAQVISINKDYADQLKRFGFDMSIVVLIATLWVLTVFTVTKKYKRMPHRLTLCLLVSQILLAVSVIWGGPLTSYTPSWETTIQESLRIFSMYSCLLWTSMLSVGLLMLETRGPCFVVTIWPVLGFVAWGAPGVMVAILLATKHSPDLDSKASDAIRLCLLVFCLTVSVGCLIVYVRFRRRSAQFASLSAEVSGSSPPDESTSLVDNVEPISHTQSLSNGCYGTITATPSPSKNANACCSDDPNCENGLIASHDIEDIANKDCACPASQQQRCKSSSEACAYLNELERAASQLGLLPPEQSRGRGGQLLKHTVLLIVNSLSMFIGITYTTWRMMLKDESGVFIEIEFLDIVANYGQGLVLFILFGLDPEEILIPTIRFIKKKWHGADTVILPSVDDLSFETKHVCDQFITHHLERCREAIAKDTRWRMRTYRGVFRGSCLVRWLISCGLAKDEAEAVTYGRHLLDGRLIAHVNNAHHFTNSPLLYTFN from the exons ATGGAATTATCAAATGTTATGGAACTTGGAGATGCAGCATCTGATAATTTATATCCTGCACTTTTCCAatgttttacaataatattgtGTGG ATACATCGCTGGCCGTCTAAATATTGTCTCATCAACAGAGTCGAAAGGGATTGCTACTTTTGTTGGCACATTTGCTTTGCCCTCCCTAATTTTCTTATCACTGGCACGTCTTGACTTCACTACTGTTAATTGGACATTTCTTCTAGCTATCCTTTTTGCTAAAgcacttatattttttgctgTTATCATTGTAACTATATTTGTATCAAAACCAATCAACTTGGGGCGTGCTGGAATCTTTGCAATATTTTGCACACAAAGCAATGACTTTGCTCTTGGATACCCAATAA tCAATGCAATTTATAAGGAGTCTCATCCAGAATATGCCCAATACCTATATTTGATGGCTCCAATATCACTAGCAATACTGAACCCTATAGCTTTTGTTTtgatggaaataaataaacagagaGAGAATACTCAGACTGTCACAGATTCAACCAGAAAGGCAGAAGTTTGCAAgttattattcaaacaaataattaaaggaATTGCTTTCAATCCAGTTTTGGTCATGACTGTATTGGGAATTATAGGGGATATTGTGTTTAAGCACCAGCTTTCTATATACATTGAAGGCCTACTCCAG GTATTTGGACAATCTTTCTCTGCTTCTGCTCTCTTTCTACTTGGCTTACGAATGGTGGGTCAAATCCATCGTCTCAGAGGTCCAGCGTTGGTCTTGCCATGTATTTTGATTATGGTGAAATT GATAATTTTACCAGTAGTCATGAGGGAGTGTGTAAGTGTCATGAATGCAGGAGCCAATGAATCTGAGACAGTATCTTTGTCAACATACGCATTTTTGTACGGAACAATACCTACAGCACCTGCTGTTTTTGTGTTTTCCAACCTCTATCAACTGGAAATGGACTTG ATGGCGTCTTCAATGGTCATCTGTACTTTCTTATCTGGACCCCTGATGTTCCTCTCTGCTCAagtaatatcaataaataaggaCTATGCAGATCAGCTCAAGAGATTCGGTTTTGATATGTCAATCGTGGTTTTGATAGCCACTTTGTGGGTTTTGACAGTCTTCACAGTTACCAAAAAGTATAAGCGTATGCCTCACAGATTGACTCTTTGCCTCCTTGTATCTCAG ATTCTATTGGCAGTCAGTGTGATATGGGGTGGTCCATTAACCAGCTACACACCCTCCTGGGAAACTACCATACAGGAGTCGCTCAGGATATTCAGCATGTATTCGTGCCTGCTATGGACTTCTATGCTTTCAGTTGGGTTGCTCATGTTAGAG ACTCGAGGGCCATGTTTCGTGGTGACCATATGGCCTGTCTTGGGTTTCGTGGCATGGGGCGCCCCAGGCGTAATGGTTGCGATATTATTGGCCACAAAACACAGCCCAGACCTGGACAGCAAGGCCTCTGACGCGATACGCCTGTGTCTTCTGGTGTTCTGTTTGACAG tttcCGTGGGTTGTTTGATTGTGTACGTGCGATTCCGCCGGCGCAGTGCGCAGTTCGCATCTTTGTCTGCCGAGGTGTCGGGTTCGAGTCCGCCGGACGAGTCCACGAGTCTGGTGGATAACGTTGAACCTATATCACACACGCAGTCCCTTTCCAacg gGTGCTATGGGACCATAACGGCCACACCATCGCCCAGTAAAAACGCGAACGCCTGTTGTTCCGACGATCCCAACTGCGAGAATGGCTTGATAGCCTCTCACGATATTGAGGATATAGCAAACAA GGATTGCGCTTGCCCCGCGTCGCAGCAACAACGCTGCAAATCTTCCAGCGAAGCTTGTGCATATCTCAACGAATTAGAACGAGCGGCCAGCCAGCTGGGGCTCCTGCCGCCCGAACAGAGTCGGGGCCGAGGCGGGCAACTTCTCAAGCATACCGTGCTGCTTATCGTGAACAGTCTTAGCATGTTCATC gGAATTACATATACGACATGGCGGATGATGTTGAAAGACGAAAGCGGCGTGTTTATAGAGATTGAATTTTTGGATATCGTTGCTAACTACGGCCAAGGTCTTGTACTATTCATCCTGTTTGGGCTGGACCCAGAAGAAATTTTGATACCTACAATCAGATTCATCAAGAAAAAATG GCATGGAGCTGATACCGTAATCCTACCTTCGGTAGATGACCTTAGTTTTGAAACTAAACATGTGTGCGATCAGTTCATAACTCATCACTTAGAACGCTGCAGGGAGGCTATTGCTAAGGATACAAG GTGGCGTATGCGCACATACCGTGGCGTATTCCGCGGCTCGTGCCTCGTCCGTTGGCTGATCAGCTGCGGGCTGGCCAAGGACGAGGCGGAAGCCGTAACGTATGGCCGCCATTTGCTGGACGGACGTCTCATAGCGCACGTGAACAACGCCCACCACTTCACTAACTCCCCGCTGTTGTACACCTTCAACTGA
- the LOC106135112 gene encoding DNA-directed RNA polymerase III subunit RPC8, which translates to MFVLAEMKDVIRVTPDHFHQSLTESITTLLNTKLANKVVLNVGLCIALFDITHIGHSYIYPGDGSSHTEVQFRYIVFRPVVEEILIGKIRSCSREGVHVTLGFFDDILIPINALQHPSRFDENDQAWVWEYPKEDGDKHDLFMDSGESIRFRVTSEAFEESLPTGPPGTERAVQTVAPYRLVGGINEPGLGLLTWWEAPEQDDGDENDMERENDE; encoded by the exons ATGTTTGTTCTAGCCGAGATGAAAGATGTTATTCGTGTTACTCCGGACCATTTTCACCAAAGTTTGACGGAATCAATAACCACATTGCTGAATACGAAACTAGCAaacaaa GTAGTACTAAATGTTGGCTTATGCATAGCTTTATTCGATATCACGCATATCGGCCATTCGTACATATACCCAGGCGATGGTTCATCACACACTGAAGTCCAATttaggtatattgtttttagacCTGTGGTTGAAGAAATTCTCATAGGCAAAATAAGAAGTTGCAGTAGAGAAGGGGTACATG ttaCATTAGGATTTTTCGATGATATACTCATACCAATAAATGCATTGCAACATCCATCCAGATTTGATGAAAATGATCAAGCTTGGGTTTGGGAGTACCCTAAGGAAGATGGAGATAAACATGATTTGTTTATGGACTCAG GTGAATCAATTAGGTTTAGGGTGACAAGTGAAGCATTTGAGGAAAGTTTACCAACTGGACCTCCTGGCACAGAGCGAGCAGTACAAACAGTAGCCCCATATAGACTGGTTGGTGGAATTAATGAACCCGGCCTAGGCTTGTTAACCTGGTGGGAAGCACCTGAGCAAGACGATGGAGATGAAAATGATATGGAACGAGAAaatgatgaataa
- the LOC106135082 gene encoding uncharacterized protein LOC106135082 — MQYNGFHNQHPIFRPRTDRNEQFGKMPFFNGIPDFGGPKNFGGPRNNNMGNKNNFRPRNDFNGIRNDGNQNDFGGPKEFRPRNNFNNQTQRKENDGDKQMNPRGNMQYFKSDFGGPKQQNFNNKNNFTANKTFNNNGQPGNGNGQQNFIPKKVFNPNNDRQQQSMEFKGRKLQSQKAKHPGDSLIKPNWDLANLEPIQKDFYKPHPNVDARTEEEVMRFRSTKEITVSGNNIPRPNQIFDEGNFPDHIMTTIKEQGWSEPTGIQAQGWPIALSGRDMVGIASTGSGKTLAYMLPAAVHIVHQQRIQRGDGPVALILAPTRELAQQIQSVAQAYSAHGCIRNTCLFGGSPKGPQARDLERGVEIVIATPGRLIDFLERGTTNLRRCTYLVLDEADRMLDMGFEPQIRKIIEQIRPDRQVLMWSATWPKEIQALAEDFLNDYIKVNIGSLNLSANNNIKQIIEVCEEHEKETKLTNLLKEIASERDNKVIVFVETKKKVDDIARAVRRNGHKALAIHGDKSQPERDAVLTEFRNGATTILIATDVAARGLDVEDVKFVVNFDYPNSSEDYIHRIGRTGRCQQSGTAYTFFTTGDARQSRALVAVLRETGQNPPNKLNEMARTNNNNSGRNRWQQRKENNSGSSSPRQQNNQWNNKMAAVVNEDNQNAYQNRNIQQQPPRFNNQNQNNQGYRQQNNFQKPVPFPSPNVFESIGNYQGGYNNGYQNGYNSHNQNGFNQRPYNNSRNGNQQYRNNNTNGNKSGSGSSYGSPPPHFTTPQHYPQMHPHHQEMLGGKYYGGGVGGGGPCGYQAAVGASVPFAHMAPGPLLYAAPVQQ, encoded by the exons ATGCAGTACAACGGCTTTCACAATCAACATCCTAT atTTAGACCTCGAACAGACCGGAATGAACAATTCGGTAAAATGCCTTTCTTCAACGGTATTCCTGATTTTGGAGGCCCAAAAAATTTCGGTGGCCCCAGAAATAACAACATgggcaataaaaataactttcgacccagaaatgattttaatggaaTAAGAAATGATGGAAATCAAAATGATTTTGGTGGACCAAAAGAATTCAGGCcaagaaataatttcaataaccAGACTCAACGAAAGGAGAATGATGGTGATAAACAGATGAATCCCAGGGGAAATATGCAATATTTTAAGAGCGACTTTGGGGGTCCTAAAcagcaaaattttaataacaagaaCAACTTCACTGCTAATAAAACTTTCAATAATAATGGCCAACCAGGAAATGGCAATGGTCAGCAAAATTTCATtcctaaaaaagtatttaatccTAATAATGATCGCCAGCAACAGTCAATGGAATTTAAGGGACGTAAGTTACAAAGTCAAAAAGCAAAACATCCAGGTGATAGCCTTATTAAACCAAATTGGGATTTGGCTAATCTTGAACCAATTCAGAAAGATTTCTACAAACCTCATCCTAATGTGGATGCTCGCACAGAAGAAGAAGTAATGAGATTCCGTTCAACAAAAGAAATTACAGTCAGTGGGAACAACATTCCACGACCTAACCAAATTTTTGATGAAGGTAACTTCCCTGATCACATTATGACCACTATTAAAGAACAAGGTTGGTCAGAGCCTACTGGCATCCAAGCACAGGGTTGGCCAATTGCTTTGTCTGGCCGTGACATGGTTGGCATTGCATCAACAGGATCTGGGAAAACACTTGCTTACATGCTTCCAGCAGCTGTTCATATAGTTCACCAGCAGCGTATTCAGAGAGGTGATGGTCCAGTTGCTTTGATACTTGCGCCCACACGGGAACTTGCTCAACAAATCCAATCTGTGGCACAAGCCTATAGTGCCCATGGCTGTATTAGAAACACATGTCTCTTTGGGGGTTCACCAAAGGGACCACAAGCTAGGGAtctggaaagaggcgtggaAATTGTTATTGCTACACCTGGTAGACTGATTGATTTCTTAGAGCGAGGCACAACAAATCTGCGGCGGTGCACCTACTTAGTATTAGATGAAGCAGATAGAATGCTTGACATGGGATTTGAACCCCAGATTCGCAAGATTATTGAACAGATTCGGCCTGATCGTCAAGTTTTGATGTGGTCAGCTACCTGGCCTAAAGAAATTCAAGCCCTTGCCGAAGATTTCCTCAATGATTATATTAAAGTCAATATTGGATCTTTAAATCTATCTgcaaacaataatattaaacaaattattgaaGTTTGTGAAGAACACgagaaagaaacaaaattaactaACCTATTGAAAGAGATTGCCTCTGAAAGAGACAACAAGGTTATTGTTTTTGTGGAGACTAAAAAGAAG GTGGACGACATTGCTCGTGCTGTGCGTCGAAACGGGCACAAAGCATTAGCTATTCATGGAGACAAGTCACAACCTGAACGTGATGCTGTACTAACAGAGTTCAGAAATGGTGCCACCACTATTTTGATTGCCACCGATGTGGCCGCCCGTGGTCTTGATGTTGAAGATGTTAAATTTGTTGTCAACTTTGATTATCCTAACTCCTCTGAAGATTATATCCATAGAATTG gtCGCACTGGTCGGTGCCAACAATCTGGTACAGCATATACTTTCTTCACGACTGGTGATGCGCGTCAGTCTCGTGCTTTAGTTGCAGTTCTACGTGAAACTGGTCAAAATCCCCCCAATAAATTGAACGAGATGGCCAGGACCAACAATAACAATTCAG GACGTAACCGTTGGCAGCAACGCAAAGAAAACAATAGTGGTTCAAGCTCACCTCGTCAACAAAACAACCAGTGGAATAACAAGATGGCTGCTGTTGTCAATGAAGATAACCAGAATGCTTACCAAAACCGTAATATCCAGCAACAACCACCCCGTTTCAATAACCAAAACCAAAATAATCAGGGTTATAGGCAGCAAAACAACTTCCAGAAACCTGTGCCCTTTCCAAGTCCCAATGTGTTTGAGTCCATTGGCAATTACCAGGGTGGCTATAACAATGGCTACCAAAATGGGTACAACAGCCATAACCAAAATGGATTTAACCAACGGCCTTACAACA ATTCTCGTAATGGTAACCAACAATACCGCAACAACAACACCAATGGCAACAAATCGGGATCTGGTTCATCGTATGGTTCTCCTCCTCCTCACTTCACTACTCCTCAACATTATCCACAGATGCATCCCCACCATCAAGAGATGCTCG GTGGCAAATATTACGGCGGTGGCGTGGGTGGCGGCGGCCCTTGCGGTTACCAGGCGGCGGTGGGAGCAAGTGTTCCCTTCGCTCACATGGCTCCTGGGCCTCTTCTCTATGCAGCTCCAGTGCAACAATAA